GGCCCCTGCCCCAGCCGCCAGCCCCGACTTCAACTTCCAGCTCCCCGCCCCGGAGATCGTCGAGCTGGAGGCGTTTTCGATCAACAGCTTTGCCTTTGCCAACGGGGCCTCGATCCAGCACAAGCGGCAGGGGCAAGGTATCCAGGAGACCTTGTCGGCCGACGAGGCGGGGCGCCTGCCGGATTTTAACGTGGCCGACGCGCTGCGCCGCGTGCCGGGCGTGATGTCAATCCTCGATGAGGAGGAGTCGCGCTACATCTCGATCCGCGCCGCCCGCCCCGACTACATCAACGCCACGATCGACGGCATCCCTATCGCCGCGCAGGACTTTTCGCGTCGCCGCATCAACCTCGAAGCCATCCCCACCAACGCGGTCCTGCGGCTGGAGGTGGCCAAGACCGTCCAGCCCGACCGGGTCGACTCGAGCATCGCGGGCACGGTCAATCTCGTGACCCGAAGTCCCTTCGATGCCGACCTGCCCACCGTGTCGCTGGTCGGCTACGGTGGCTACTTCGATTCGCGAGCCGTGCCGGGCGAAGACGGGCACTCGTGGCGGGGTGAGCTGACGGTGGCCGAGCAATTTGGCCCACGCGACATGTTCGGCCTGCTCTACGGCTACACCTATTACGAAAAGAACCGCGACCAGGAGAAGACCAACCAGAATTCCTATCGCTGGTACAACGACAGCGGCTTCCGCGTGGAAGGTCCGCATCAGGGCAACGGCATCCCTGTAACGCACCACTTCGACTGGTTTGTCTACGACAACACGGTGACGCGCCAAGGGCACTTACTGAAGCTCGAAGCACGCCCCAGCTCTTGGCTCAACGCCACCCTCCAGAGCTACTATTACTCGCAGGAAGACGAAGAACAGCGCCACGTCCACCACCTCTACAACCGGGGCACCGTTAGTGAGCAGACCGCGACCACCGGCCGTATCTCGACGGGCGAAGGTGCGGTACAGTTTACGGAATACCCGCCCTTTCGCATGAACTTCGGCGTCTCGCTGCAGGTGAAGGCGACTCTGCCCTTCGAGCTGGATCTGCACGCCGCGATCGCTTATTCCGCCGCCGAAGAAAATCTCTACGACTACGACAGCGCCCGCTTTACAACTCCTTCGACCGATAGCCTGGCCTACCGCTACGATATGTCGCACATGATCGCGACCTACGAGCTGGAGCAGCCTGAATATTTCAACGACCCGGCCAACTACCGCCTCGATTATTTCGATTCGATCGACCAGGACAGCGACGAAGACATCTACACCGGCCAGCTCAAGCTGAGCCGCCGCATGGGCCCCGACGATCTCGGCCTAGGGTTCTTTCTCGGCCTCAACCACGAAGCGACCCACCGCGACTACGCCTACGACCGCGAGATCTATCATACGACCAACAGTAACCCGGTGACGGTGGCCGATGCTTACTGGCCGGTCTATTACGTGCCGCCCCACCGCCAGGAGCGCTTCATTCTCGTCGATTTTGCCGCCTTTCGCGAGTTGATGGCGACGCAGCCGGAGCGCTTCGTGGAGCAGGCGGGCACGAGCATCCTGGAATCTCTCGTGAGCGACTTTGTCTACGACGAGGAGCTGCTGACCGGCGTGGGCCTCTTGCGCTACGGCGGCAAAGGCTGGTCGATCCTCGTCGGCGGCCACTTTGAGACGGTGGAGAGCGAGGTGCTGAACATGAAGCGCGCCAACGGTCGCTACACGCCTACCGTGATGCGCAACCGCTATGAGCGCTTCCTGCCCAGCGCTTCGCTGCGCCTCCAGCCGACCGATTCGCTGGTGCTGCGCCTGGCCGCCAGCCAGGCGGTAGCACACCCACAGATCGAGCATCTAGTGATCCAGCAGCGCGAGGAGATCAGTTCGCGCCAAGTCACGGTGACGCGGGGCAACCCCGACCTGAAGCCGACCGAGGCGCTGAATCTCGACGCCGCAGCGGAATATTACTTCGACGGCGGCAACGCTCTGTTTTCCATCGGCCTCTTCCAGAAG
The nucleotide sequence above comes from Verrucomicrobiota bacterium JB022. Encoded proteins:
- a CDS encoding TonB-dependent receptor — encoded protein: MKPIARCTSLAALVCLAPAWSMAASVCETPVAISPQIERLGKAFREIEAQTAFRFSYVEDEVDLAAGIEIPEGATTLAEVLESLAEYGQLQFRRIGNQLAVRPGAPEVIDPDCFRPAPAPAASPDFNFQLPAPEIVELEAFSINSFAFANGASIQHKRQGQGIQETLSADEAGRLPDFNVADALRRVPGVMSILDEEESRYISIRAARPDYINATIDGIPIAAQDFSRRRINLEAIPTNAVLRLEVAKTVQPDRVDSSIAGTVNLVTRSPFDADLPTVSLVGYGGYFDSRAVPGEDGHSWRGELTVAEQFGPRDMFGLLYGYTYYEKNRDQEKTNQNSYRWYNDSGFRVEGPHQGNGIPVTHHFDWFVYDNTVTRQGHLLKLEARPSSWLNATLQSYYYSQEDEEQRHVHHLYNRGTVSEQTATTGRISTGEGAVQFTEYPPFRMNFGVSLQVKATLPFELDLHAAIAYSAAEENLYDYDSARFTTPSTDSLAYRYDMSHMIATYELEQPEYFNDPANYRLDYFDSIDQDSDEDIYTGQLKLSRRMGPDDLGLGFFLGLNHEATHRDYAYDREIYHTTNSNPVTVADAYWPVYYVPPHRQERFILVDFAAFRELMATQPERFVEQAGTSILESLVSDFVYDEELLTGVGLLRYGGKGWSILVGGHFETVESEVLNMKRANGRYTPTVMRNRYERFLPSASLRLQPTDSLVLRLAASQAVAHPQIEHLVIQQREEISSRQVTVTRGNPDLKPTEALNLDAAAEYYFDGGNALFSIGLFQKEIDGEVYIATHTFERDGIPYSITQPENGESSLLRGVELSLVQNRLHWLPGPLQDFGLSLNATLLKGETAVHMHDGSLRELDHALEQPDYFWNASVFYARGRFEAQVGYTYTGKYRAFVDRDYYWRDYSWDAFDQLDVQVAYRLTSRLELRAEVRNLTNSAKLRLRGPEQELLHEIVESGRSFWVGLSYYH